One window from the genome of Maylandia zebra isolate NMK-2024a linkage group LG18, Mzebra_GT3a, whole genome shotgun sequence encodes:
- the cnpy1 gene encoding protein canopy-1 isoform X1, with protein MIGCPPLCPTERGYTRAEHVKTTSEPELGVLREAIKMTAWVIQMMVMVLSVFTGSSQGKRDKVLYCSACKAIVDELNHSISQVDPKKTINVGSFRLNPDGTMKDKKVPFARSETHLSELLDGVCNSMSDYALYVDPITQHKQYRRFAPRSSASTDDFPDFKNFQFDGPEASNDIKFACETLVEELEEEIISVLSRDRQENVHEELCSRVSDYCEDSSRANEEL; from the exons ATGATTGGCTGTCCACCTCTATGCCCGACTGAACGTGGCTACACCAGAGCCGAGCACGTCAAGACGACAAGCGAGCCGGAACTAGGTGTACTAAGAGAA GCTATCAAGATGACTGCATGGGTTATTcagatgatggtgatggtgcTCTCTGTCTTTACTGGCAGCAGCCAGGGGAAGAGGGACAAGGTGCTCTACTGTTCTG catgcaaggcaaTCGTGGATGAACTGAACCACTCAATCAGTCAGGTGGACCCAAAGAAAACCATCAATGTCGGCAGCTTTAGACTCAACCCTGATGGAACCATGAAAGACAAAAAG GTCCCATTCGCTCGCTCGGAGACTCACCTCAGCGAGCTTCTGGACGGCGTGTGCAACAGTATGAGTGACTATGCACTCTATGTGGATCCCATCACCCAGCACAAGCAGTACAGGAGGTTTGCTCCCAGAAGCAGTGCTTCCACCGACGACTTCCCCGACTTTAAGAACTTCCAGTTTGATGGGCCAGAGGCGTCCAATGACATCAAATTCGCA TGTGAAACGCTGGTGGAGGAGTTGGAGGAAGAAATCATCTCTGTGCTGAGCCGGGACAGGCAGGAGAACGTGCACGAGGAGCTGTGCAGCAGAGTCTCAG ACTACTGTGAAGACAGCAGCCGTGCTAACGAGGAATTGTAG
- the cnpy1 gene encoding protein canopy-1 isoform X2, whose translation MTAWVIQMMVMVLSVFTGSSQGKRDKVLYCSACKAIVDELNHSISQVDPKKTINVGSFRLNPDGTMKDKKVPFARSETHLSELLDGVCNSMSDYALYVDPITQHKQYRRFAPRSSASTDDFPDFKNFQFDGPEASNDIKFACETLVEELEEEIISVLSRDRQENVHEELCSRVSDYCEDSSRANEEL comes from the exons ATGACTGCATGGGTTATTcagatgatggtgatggtgcTCTCTGTCTTTACTGGCAGCAGCCAGGGGAAGAGGGACAAGGTGCTCTACTGTTCTG catgcaaggcaaTCGTGGATGAACTGAACCACTCAATCAGTCAGGTGGACCCAAAGAAAACCATCAATGTCGGCAGCTTTAGACTCAACCCTGATGGAACCATGAAAGACAAAAAG GTCCCATTCGCTCGCTCGGAGACTCACCTCAGCGAGCTTCTGGACGGCGTGTGCAACAGTATGAGTGACTATGCACTCTATGTGGATCCCATCACCCAGCACAAGCAGTACAGGAGGTTTGCTCCCAGAAGCAGTGCTTCCACCGACGACTTCCCCGACTTTAAGAACTTCCAGTTTGATGGGCCAGAGGCGTCCAATGACATCAAATTCGCA TGTGAAACGCTGGTGGAGGAGTTGGAGGAAGAAATCATCTCTGTGCTGAGCCGGGACAGGCAGGAGAACGTGCACGAGGAGCTGTGCAGCAGAGTCTCAG ACTACTGTGAAGACAGCAGCCGTGCTAACGAGGAATTGTAG